ttctaaaacctcctctaatgacacctcaatcttggACAGTTCCTCGGATTTgtaacctaaaaagaatggttcaggtttgggattctctctcacatcctcagatacaaagaattaatttagtttctctgcaatggcgtTATCATcactgagtgctcctttagcatctcgattgccTAGTAGCCCCTCTCGTAGTTAAGCAGGCTTCCTATTACTTTTTCAGTCTTTGGCtacctgttcttcaaattctcttttggccTTCTAATGGCAttttcacttgccagagtttatgctcctttctattttcctcaataggatttaacttccactttttaaaggatgcctttttgcctctcagagcttcttttacattgttgtttagccatggtggcccttttttcattttcttactatgttttttaatttgggatatattTTTGAGCCTcttttatggtgtctttaaaaagtttccatgcagctttcagggaTATCAGTTTTGGGACTGTGCCTTTAAtatctgtttaactaacttcctcatttttatgtcGTTCCCCTttctaaaaacaaatgttatCTCGTTGGGCTGCTGTTgcgttttccctgccacagggatgttaaatttcatTATATTCTGGTCGCTATTACAAAGCGGTTCCATTATATTCcccttttggaccagatcctgtgctccacttaatgctaaatcaagaattgtctctccccttgtgggttccaggactagctgctccaagaaacagtcatttatggtgtcaagaaactttatgtCTGTGTCCCGTCCTGAGGtaatatgtacccagtcaatttGGGGACAGTTGAAATTCCCCataattttttacttttattgCCTCTCTAAtgtccctgagcatttcataatCACTATCACCGTCCGGGTCAGGTGGTTGATAGTATATGCCtcttgctatattcttattattcggaCATGGAATTGCTATCcagagagattctgtggtacagtttagttcatttaatatttttacgtcatttgactctatgctttctttcacatatagtgccaatCCCCCACCAGGATGTCCTCTTCTGTCCTACCAAAATATTTGATATATTTTGTAACCTGGTATTACTCTGTCCcgttgattatcctcattccaccaactttctgtgatgcctgttgtGTCGAtagcctcatttaatacgaggcactcagTGTCACccatattatttagacttctagtatATGTATATAAGAACTTAAATATTACTTTTGAGCTGTCTtgcattacatgatgtaattgaattgaCTTAGGGTTCTGCAGGTGAGATTTTGAAAAAACACATATaagagttaggtgcttaactcatAATTTCAATGGCAATTTGGCACCTAACTCTCTTagccacctttaaaaatctagtccTGTGTGGCTGttgcactctgtacctcaaaacaGCACTCTGGAactcccatattcaccactgtcatcaTATTATGATATGTGCTATACAAAATCTGCCTTGTGAGGTgtgattttaaaagtcttgatctgttgaacattaataccCCATTGGATTGTACGTGCTGTCATTGTATGTGAGGTTGTGAAGTTTGCTATATGTGTGTTACTGAAGTAAGTTTTGATGTtggggaacacccacaaccagcctctCAGGTACGACAATGGAGGAGCCAGACAGCATTAAAGGATCATCAGCACCCATCCAAGAATCCACTATCTCAGGAACTGTATAAAATGGAGATTTCTGAGAGGGAGCACCTAGACAATGGAGACCGTTTGACCCGCAtcatagcaaaagatctttcctGAAGctggaaaaaactataaaagaggggaagtgacatcaccgcttggcctcactccccccacaactcaacacctggaaatatctctggaggacaaagactttgaaatgGGGACGGGGACTAAGTCCCAGCCTGCTTATTGAGGATCTGTCACCTGCTTGTACCCTCTGCCAGGGTGAAACATGGCTTGATTCAAagcctgtttagtttatagaactcagactgtgaatttacttttatttcttgtgTAACCAACTGTGATCTCTATGCTCGATGCTTATAAACACTTTAAATCTCTCTggctgtagttaataaacctgttttatattctACGTAAAACTCTGTGTTTGGTTGACATGCTGAGAAATGTCAGCtcggtttacaaaggctggtgtttGGACTCTCCACATCGGGGGAGGCACCGACTGGGAAGAAACTtgcactggccaggcttctgactaGGGCAGGACTGTACATTTCTGGGCTGCAAGGCCAGGGAGCCgggggaattgactggagccttcctattgatggttcatgagtggctggaaGAAGCATTCCTGGAACTCAGCTGGGTGTTTCCCTGCATGGGGATGGCTGTGTAAATGAAGGGCCTGCCAGCGGTTTGTAACttgacacagcatcacagtgtgagagggactTCCAGGGTgttgggacagagggctcagtggtcccaTAGTCCAGGTTACATGCCGGGAACCCCGTCACAGTGGCTTTTTAAACCAATGTCTGAATGAATCCTGATATTCCTGGCCCAAATCGCTGGCCATTGTCCTGTGTCCAACCAATCAACCAGCCAGTCATGGAGCAGACACAATGTTTTGTGGCTCACAGCCAACAAGGCGAGAGATTCACGATCCATTCGCCACCTGGCAAGGTCTCTTCAGGATGTTTGTGGGGTGACTGGGGGTGAAGGGCGGCAGGGCCCACCCACGAATCACTCCTGACCCAGCGACACTTCAGGGGCCCAAGCTGGGTCTGGTGCATTTCCAGGTGTGAACAGGCTGAATTTTTGCAACGATGAGGCCGCAGCTCAACTCCTGCTCTCGGGTTGTGGCTGCCGTGGATGTGGGTGACCGTCTCTGCAGACGGGACCTCAGACCTTTTTTCACGAGAGGCCCCAGAGCTGAGCTGAGCCGAGCTGTTTGAGGCTTGCACGGAGCTGGCCTCCTTGGAGGTTTTGCAGACTCAGCTTTGTGAGCATCTCCCAACCCGActgaaccaacccccccccccccgtgcgccCGCCCCCAAGAGGACAGCTTCCTGTCCCAGACAGTgtcagtggggggcggggggctgcaggtggcGTATGGGTGTTGGGGGAATCAATTCTAAGATGTTGTGTCTGAATCCTCCAGGACATAGGTAAGAAAGTGAGATTAAACCTTCCAGCTTCAATGCTAGGGTGAAATCCACAGTGTCCCCTCTGCAGATATGTCTCTGCCCTCCTTACCGCCTACCTCAGGTTCCTccgttcccccaccccctcttccacTGCAGCCCCCATTTCCCTACCCGCTCCCCAGATCCCTCTGGCCCCCCAACTCCACTCCCTAAAGCAGCCTCCCCAGATCTCTCCCTGCCTCACCCATTGGTGCAGCACCCCCAGAAttgaagtggttcccatcatatacagggtttaaagTTTGATTCAGTGGCTCTGAGCACCCTCACTACACAAATAGTTCCAGGAACTCTgactccaccccactccccactgcAGACCCCCCCACAGACACAATCCTCCCTGTCActtgtataaacagcccccataccccaacccaaACATGGCCACATCTCAGTGGGAAAAAGCCCtatagaccagtggctctcaacctttccagactactgtaccccttccaggattctcatttgtcttgtgtacctcaAGGTTTCACCTAATTTAAAACCGACTTGATAACAAAATCAgacatgaaaataaaaatgtcacagcacactagtactgatatatagtttactttctcattttaccatataattatacagtaaatcaattggaatataaatattctacttacatttcagtggacagtatatagagcagtagaaagaagtcattgtatgaaattgtcGTTTGTACTGACTAGGCTAGTGCattttatgtaacctgttgtaaaattaggcaaacatctagatgagttgatgtaccccttggaagatcTCTGCTTACCCCCAGTGGTACATgtaccccggttgagaaccactgctatacacTGTTACGCAAAGGCTCAGGGCTGACGATGGCAGTAAAACCACCTATTCGATAGATGGCAGCATCCGTGCATTCCAGTTGCTTTTCAGAAACtggtaatcaagtcaccccatcACCTTCCCTTTTGTTTGGTCTACACTCGCAACTGttattggtataactacgtcccTCGGGAGGGTGTTAAACCCACTGACCTGGGTGACCCTGTTATACTGACGTAACTCCCGGTGTAGACAACGCTTCTTCTGTTAtcacagctaccgcctctcgggggtGTGGTGGGGTGGATAtaactacgccaatgggagaagctctcgcGTCAGCATAGACAGCGTCTTCACTGAgacgctacagcagtgcagctgcatctgtGCAGCCTTTCCGGTGTAGACGTGTCCTTTGATAAACGGAACTGACTGACTcctggagtctctctctgccaaGCCTGTAGTCCAGTCCGTTAAtccttctcatggctcttctctgatcctctccagttcatagaatcatcgaatcataaaatatcagggtcggaagggacctcaggaggtgtctagtccaaccccctgctcaaagcaggaccaaccccaactaaatcatcccagccagggctttgtcaaccggaccttaaaaacctctcaggaaggagattccaccacctccccaggtaacccattccagtgcttcaccctcctagtgaaaaagtttttcctcatatccaacctaaacctctcccagtgcaacttgagaccattaccagttcctcaacatccttcttgaaggcTGGGTGCCAGAAccggacacaggatcccagcagcagtTGTATCAGGGCCGGATCCAGAGGGAAAATCTCCTTCCTgctcccctatttatgcatctcAGGACGGCCTGAGCTCTGTTGGCCCTGGGAGCTCACGTTGAGCTGAAAAGTGTCTCCACGCCTGAGGCCTCCAGGCAAATGACAAGAGATGTAGCAGGTTGCAGGCCGGGCTGTGGTTTGTGTGGTCTCCAGCACAGAGCGAGGGTTTCCTTAACTTTGGTGGCCCTATAACGTGCCCCGGGCTGATTGGTGGTTTCCCTGCAGCAAAGGCAGGACTGAGAATCTAACACCTCCAACTCCCAGCGGGGCGCTTTTCCCTTTCCCCAACCAGGATGAGCTGGAGGGCAAAGTTCCAGCTGGCGTCTCTGCTTCTGGGACCTCGCCCGGTGGAGTTGACTGGACGTGGCTATCTCAGCCCCTCCTCTATGATGGGGGCCCCACCGGCCTGCCCCAGGATGTAGGCAGCTGAATGCAGACACCTTGTTAGGGCCCAGCTTGGGGGAGGTTGGAGCTTGTGGTTCACGTGATGTCTGCATGTAGCAGTGGGTGCCAAAGACCTATCAGGCTTTGCAGACATGATCGGACCCAGCCACGTCCTGTGATCTacccccattgccccccccccccagatatacCCCCACATGATCGGCTTCCTGCTCTGAGCTGAGCCAGTCTAGGCAAGCTGCAGGTGTTGCATTGGGGACCTGGGACGCGGGTTGACTCTGAGACGCTGCTTCCCCCCAAGACACGGTAAGGAAATGAGGTaaatcccccagctccccactgggATTCATTCTGCCACTCCCATCACTGCCCCCTGGATCTCCCCTTCCAGCTgtcccaatcccctcccctcatcCACTCCGGATTgaactggttgaaattatttGTGGGTCCTGTTGTCAGAGGTCAGGGGCCCCTGTCATGCTGGGTGTTGCACAGACCCTGACCGAGCTCGGGGGCCCGTTGTgtcaggcgctgcacagacccacaGGGAGAAACAGGCCTGGCCACAGGGAGCTCACATTTAAACAGAGAAATGTTtggcggggaaactgaggcatggggccaTGATGTGACTTGTCCAGGATACCCAAAGAGTTCAGTGTCAGAGTCTGAGATGGAACCTAGGTGTCCGGACTCCCTGTCTACCCACTTGTTACTGGTCTCTTCTTCCCCTGGTGTTTTGCCAGGTGGCTTTTTTGTCATCGTCTTTTCAATCTTACTTTTCTCGTCTTGGGAAGTTGCACTCCGTTTCTGGCAGTTTACATGGGGGGTGGGTTTCAGTGGGGATTTTGCCCACCCAGCTCCATTAATTCCACCCCAAATGGGACCCTCCACCCCAAATGGCCCAAACGCACAAAAACTCCTCTTTAAAATGAAGGAGGCAGGAGAAGAATCACTTTCAAAaattccattaattaaaaaaaaggggggggggcaaatgatcattcttttttttaaccaacaTGGGAATAGCCAACTCCTTTGGGAAACTAACAGCAAGAAGATTATTTGGGAATTTTAGTGACGGGGGCATCTCTCAGATCTCTGTCTCTGCATCCTGGAGACCCCCATTGTCCACCTCCGCTTCCCTAGAAATCCAAGTTTTCAGCAAGAAGCAAAGGggtatattttttaaacatttagttTAGTAGAAACCAAACTCAGTCCTTGTCCTGGAGCCCATTTCATTGCTCTTCCTTCCTTTGCTCAGCACAGCGTCTGCACTGGCTTCGCCGAGCCCTGAGGTGACTGAGGGGATATTGTGATTGCAACTCTTCCAAAAATGGTGTTCCCAATCCTCTTCCTGGTGCTGTGTGGCGTGGCCTTGCTTGCTGGGGTGCCGTTAAACTGCTACGTCCTCTTCGTTGCCGGCTGCCGTGTAGAGAGGACGGCCAGCACCGTGTGGTTCTGGAGCCGGGCCGTGGCCGATTTCATCTTCATCGTCTTTCTGCCCCTCAGATTCATTTCCATCTTCATCAAGGAATTAGAGACGATCAAGGTGGTGAGCAGCACAGTCACCTCCTTCCACATGTTCTCCAGCGCCTTCCTTCTCACGGCCCTCAGTGTCGATCGCTGCATCCTCGTGGCACGCCCTGAGTGGGCCCGGAACCACAGCATGCCCCTTCTGGCTTTCAAGATTGTTATGGGCATATGGTCCCTCTCTGTTGGTTTCAGCTTGCGGTATGGTGATCTCTGGGAATACCTGCACTCACCTGCCAGCACCAGCATGAATGTCAGACTGGATGAAGGGAGGGTGAAGGCCGCTGTTGTAATTGAGTTCCTGGTTGGGTTTCTGATCCCATTAGCCTTGATCTTGATCCCAACCTTTTACATCGTTCTAGCTGCCAAACTGAGAAGGAACAGGCTGATCCAGTCCACCAAGCCACTCAAGATCCTTCTTGGCTTGATCCCGTCCTTTTTCCTCTGCTGGCTGCCGTATCATGTTTTCTCCCTCCTGCAGATCTCAGCTATGCACACTGGGTCTGTTTGGAACACAGGAATCGCTTTTGCTTGTGTCCTGACCTATTTCAGTAGCTGCCTCAACCCCATCTTCTACCTCACCATGGATAAAGAGTTTCTGAGGTACCGGCAATGTGCACGCAACCCCCAAACCACCGACAACTTGGGGCCAGAGCCGGCTGAATAGGGGAAGAGATGGAATTGTCGATATTTGCATGAAAAAAGAATTCTGTTCGCTGGACCCGTAACTTCCTCTTGATCCGAAAATTGTCTTTTTTACCAAGTGAATTTTTGGCCTTAAtcaaagaagagccacgagaatgattacaggattagaaaacctgccggCCTTAGAGTGAGGGTCACAAGAAGCACaatgtatttagcttaacaaagagaaactgaagggatgacttgatcacagtctgtaagtacctatgtggggaacaaatatttaataacgggctcttcactctagcagaggaaggtctaacacgatccagtgaacagaagttgaacctgaacaaattcagactggaaatgaggtgtaAATTTGTAACGATCAGAGTAACTGACCATTGGAGCAATTTCCCAAGGGTTGTTGTGGATCTTCCATCACTTGCAATTTTAAATCCAGCTGGGATGTTTGTCTAAAATttcttctctaggaattatttggggtcAGTTCTCTTGCCTCTGTTTGTTGAAGATCAACTGGTCTATGAAATGAAGGGTAACATaagtcctatttttaaaaatgtttatgccCGTAGGTGTGATACCCCTTTGTAGCTCCtcgcagttagtagttctgcaatttcacatttgaattccttcagaactcttgggtgaatcccatctggtcgtggtgacttattacagtttagtttatcaatttgttccaaaacctcctctaatgacacctcaatctgggacagttccttggatttgtcacctaaaaagaatggctcaggtttgggaatctccctcacatgctCAGTTGTGAAtattgatgcaaagaattcatttttgtttctcctcAATGACCTTATCATTCTTGAGTCCTCCTTTTGCAtgttgattgtccagtggccccactggttgtttagcaggtttcctgcttctgatgtacttaacattTTTCTGCTATTACTTGTTCAGtctttggctagccattcttgaAGTTATTTTTTGGCCttgctaattatatttttacacttcatttgccagagtttatgctcttttctattttcctcaataggatttaacttccactttttaaaggatgcctttttgccactCAAAGCTTCTTAACTTAGTTGTTTACCcagggtggcacttttttggttctcttactattttttttttattttgtgtatacatttaagttgagcctctattatggtgtctttaaaaagtctccatgcagcttgcagggatttcacttttgacgctgtaccttttcatttcttttttactaacttcttcatttttgtgtagttctcgtttctgaaattaaatgctacagtgttgggccgctgtggtgtttcCCTCTCCACacggatgttaaatttaattatattatgatcaCCATTACCAAGCAGTTTAGTTATATTATTCAccccttggaccagatcctgtgctctccTTAGGACTAaaccaagaattgcctctccccttgtgggttccctaagtagctgttccaagaagcagaTATTTAAGGTgccaagaaactttatctctgcatcatgTCCTGAAGTGACATCTATcgagtcaatatggggatagttgaaatcccccattactatagagttgtttttattttaatagcctctctaatctgcCAGAAGATTTCACAGTCGCTATCATCATCCTGGTCAGCTGGTCgataatatatccctactgctatattcttattattggagcatggaattactatccattgagattctgtggtacagtttggttcatttaagatttttacttcatttgactctatgctttctttcacatatagtgccactccccaccagcatgacctgttttgtctttccgatatattttgtaccctgctattactgtgtcccactgattatcctcattccaccaagttacTGTGATGTCAGTTATATTGATATCCttatttaatatgaggcactctaatTCCCCtatcttattatttagatttctagTATTTGTATATAAGAACTTaaatgtcactttttagctgtctgccattacgtGATGTAATTGAATTGACTTAGGCTTCTACGGGTAACATTTTCAACAGCACCTATGTGAATTAGGTGCTTAACGGCTAACCTCAATGAGAATTTTTCACCTAACTCCCTCAGCCACTTTTATAAATCTAGTCCTGTATCTTCAGTGCCAAGCCAAAGCCTTCAAACCTCATGAGCCACCCCCTAAAACATCATGTGATTGGTTTGAAAAGAAAGACATTTGGGTTCTTCTTTTTTGCCttatgattttttccccagccatttcaagcttttctctgtgaAGCCTAGAAATGTacctaaaacaaaaaagaaaggaaagctgAAATTCACACTTAACCGTCTGAttccagggtctggggcttggagGAAAAGGAGAAGCATGGTGAACGCTGCAACGAAATTGTAAGAGTTTGTGACCCTACAAAACTCTGCCAAACATTTTGGAAAACCAGAAATATCCAAGTCTGTTTTGGAAGCCAATGGAGTTGAGGGGGTGTTTAAAATATTGGggaatttaaataaaatgtgtggttgtggcactctgtacctcaaaacagcaccctggaacccccatattctcCACTGTCATCTCAATATGAACAAagtctgccttgtgaggtatcattaaaAAGTCTTGATGTGTCGATTATTCATATCCTGTTGAATTTTATGTGCTGTCATTGTGTGGggagttatgaagttttgctatgtgtgtgttactgaaattaGTTGTGACGCTgagaacacccacaaccagcctttcagataTGACATTGGAAGAGCCAGACAGCATTAATAACTCATCAGCACCCATGCAACAATCCACTATCTCAGGAACTGTATAAAATGGAATTTTATCAGAAAGAgcacgtagacaatggagactaTTTGAGCCACGTCATAGCAAAATATATTCccagcaaactggaagaaactacAAAAGTGACATCtccacttggcctcactcccacCACAACTCACACCTGGAAAAACGTCTGGAAGACAAACACTTTGAACTGGGGAAATTTGGTATCaggctgcaagacaagcccagcctgtgtattgaggaCCTGTcacctgcttgtaccatctgcCAGGGTGAGacactgattcaaatcctgtctaatTCATAGACCTCAGACTGTGAATTTACTTTTAAATAtgaggtaaccaactttgatctctacgcTCGctgcttataatcacttaaaatccatctgtgtgtagttaataaacctcTTTTATATTCTACCTGAAACAGTGGGTTTGATTGAAGTACTTGGAAactctcagctcagtttacaaaagcTGATgcgtgtcctctccacattgagggaggcaTCGATTGGGTAATGAACTTAGACTGGCCGGACTTCTGACCAGTTCAGGACGGTACATTTCTGGGCTGCAAGGCCAGGGAGCCggggggaattgactggagactctctattgatggttcatgagtggctgggagaagcattcatggaactcagctgggtgtgtccctgcctggggatggctgtgtaagtgcagggCCTGCCCGAGGTTTGCAGCCTGACGCAGCATCAGAGTGTGAGAGGGACACCCTAGGTTGGTAGGACAGAGGACTCAACTGTCCCACAGTCCAAGTTGCATGCCAGGAACCCCATCACAGtggttttttaaacaaatgtctcAATGAATCCTGATATTCTCTGCCAAAATTCATGCAGCTTTTGCTGTGTTGCTGGTCATTCTCCAGCATCCAAGCAATCCACCAGCCGGTCGTGGAGCAGACATAATGTTGTGTGACTCACAGCCAACAAACCGAGTCATTTGCAATCCACCCGCCACCTGGCAAGGTCTCTCCAGGATATTCGAGGAGTGACTGGGGGTGAAGGGCAGCAGGGAATCACTCCCGACtcagcggcacttcagcagcTGAAACTGGGCCTAGTGCATCTCCAGGTGTGAACGGGCTGAAGTTTTGCAACAAGGCGGCTGCAGCTCAGCTCCTGCTCTCGGGTTGTGGCTGCCGTGGATGTGGGCGACCGTCTCTGCAGACGGGCTTTCAGACCCTTCTTCATGAGCGGCcccagagctgagctgagctgtttGAGGCTTGCATGGAGCTGGCCACCTCGGAGGTTTTGCAGTGTCAGCTTTgagagcatctcccacccccGCTGAGACCCCCCtttctccacctccctgagaggacagcttcctgcccccagacagagtCCAtggggtgggagctgcaggtggtgtgtgtgttttgggggaatcAATTTTGAGATGCCGTGTCTGATTCCCACAAGACATAGGTAAGAAAGTGAAATTAAACCTTCCAGCTTCAATGCTAGCTTGAAATCCACAATGCCTCCCCCCCGCATATCTGTCTATAgcccccaccaccactaccccaggttcctccctgcccccacccactcgACAGTAGCCCCCCCATTGCCCTACCCACTCTTGATGCAGCCTCCACAGatccctctgctcccccaacCCCAATCCCCAAATCagctactacaagctgaaatcactaagagctccTCCATTGTCATAGGAGAGGAGCACACGCAGGTGCCCCCTCTGGAAACACAATTGCTTAATGGAATGATAGTCCAATTCACACCATTCCACCCACCCCATCTATTTCCCAGTGGTTCCCAACACACTCCTCCTTTTCTTGTTACTCCTAGAGGGTTCAGGGGGACCACCTTAGTTGCATTCCCTTCCCATTGTATCATGGTAACAATTACACAAGTACTGGCCCCACAGGTCGGGGATATTATTTTCCAGGTGGATGGGTATATTTTCCCAAGTGTGGATATATATGGGCTAGCCTCCCAATTTAACACCGAAAGCCATTGTTCTGACCAAGCGTCTCTCATGATATCCATTAACATTATTAACTGAGCATTTTGTATACCTACACACACCTTAGTCTTCTGAAGCCATCCCGCACATGTCACAAGGTCTCCTGCCCAATGAGTTACCCGCAGGTTCACCTCTATTACCGTCCTCCATCCCGTGGCAACTGCTGATAGTTGCTGTGCCATTCATTCATTGATTTGTTGTTGAAATCTCACATTTTGGCTCATCGATTGTTTGGTTACACACACATCCCCGAGATTCCATGTGCCCAGCAGAGTGTTCCCTGCTGCCTACAATCCCCTTGTCCGACGATGATTCCGggtgcgccccctcccccaccaatcaAATTGTTTTTTCCATCCTTTTATGTACACAGTACAGTTGGGATTCATTTGGTCCCCCC
Above is a window of Chrysemys picta bellii isolate R12L10 chromosome 20, ASM1138683v2, whole genome shotgun sequence DNA encoding:
- the LOC135976668 gene encoding C3a anaphylatoxin chemotactic receptor-like, yielding MVFPILFLVLCGVALLAGVPLNCYVLFVAGCRVERTASTVWFWSRAVADFIFIVFLPLRFISIFIKELETIKVVSSTVTSFHMFSSAFLLTALSVDRCILVARPEWARNHSMPLLAFKIVMGIWSLSVGFSLRYGDLWEYLHSPASTSMNVRLDEGRVKAAVVIEFLVGFLIPLALILIPTFYIVLAAKLRRNRLIQSTKPLKILLGLIPSFFLCWLPYHVFSLLQISAMHTGSVWNTGIAFACVLTYFSSCLNPIFYLTMDKEFLRYRQCARNPQTTDNLGPEPAE